Proteins from a single region of Cytophagaceae bacterium:
- a CDS encoding histidine kinase produces the protein MQNPLITGRWRLLRYFGVWIIMALAFFLVLIGFLNANRMYLGVDILVQNLLMAGLMIGMWYPVNYMTWESQKPTWLIFNHLLLFLLFSFVWINLSHFALRIIFHDAGIKEYIRDATAFKIPFCFFAYIVFVVTNYLLKYYNSYNEKKEIERRLSESIREAELTLLRNQMNPHFIFNSLNSISSLTIIDPEKAHEMVIKLSDFLRYTVGYGKLQKVPLKKELEMCEAYLEIEKIRFGNKIKVEMEVEEDAKLVEVPSMLLQTLFENAIKHGIYNSLNPESIKFVANVSEKRLVMVMENTFDQTGEKKIGTKTGLKNIKERLRLIYKNIAIFETETRENHFKVNISVPVEHID, from the coding sequence ATGCAGAACCCACTCATTACAGGTCGTTGGCGGCTATTGCGTTATTTTGGAGTATGGATAATCATGGCACTGGCTTTTTTTCTGGTGCTGATTGGTTTCCTCAATGCCAACAGGATGTATTTGGGTGTAGATATTTTGGTTCAAAACCTGCTCATGGCCGGTTTGATGATAGGCATGTGGTATCCTGTAAATTACATGACATGGGAAAGTCAAAAACCTACCTGGCTAATATTCAACCACTTACTCTTGTTTCTTTTATTTTCTTTTGTCTGGATTAATCTCAGTCATTTTGCATTGAGAATCATCTTTCACGATGCAGGCATCAAAGAGTACATAAGAGATGCAACAGCTTTCAAAATTCCATTTTGTTTTTTCGCTTATATCGTATTTGTGGTGACCAACTATTTGCTTAAATATTACAATTCTTATAATGAGAAAAAGGAAATCGAAAGACGGCTGAGTGAGTCAATACGTGAAGCCGAACTTACGCTATTGAGAAATCAAATGAACCCGCATTTTATCTTTAATAGTCTCAATAGTATAAGCTCACTTACCATTATTGACCCTGAAAAAGCCCATGAAATGGTCATCAAACTGTCTGATTTTCTGAGATATACAGTTGGATATGGTAAATTGCAAAAAGTGCCATTAAAAAAGGAGCTTGAAATGTGCGAAGCTTATCTGGAGATTGAAAAGATTAGATTTGGCAACAAAATTAAGGTGGAAATGGAAGTGGAAGAAGATGCCAAACTGGTGGAAGTGCCCAGTATGCTTTTACAGACACTTTTTGAAAATGCAATCAAACATGGTATTTACAATTCCTTAAATCCGGAGTCTATTAAATTTGTGGCGAATGTTTCGGAAAAACGGTTGGTTATGGTAATGGAAAACACTTTTGATCAAACCGGAGAAAAGAAAATTGGTACAAAAACCGGACTAAAAAATATTAAAGAGAGGTTGAGATTAATCTATAAAAACATTGCGATTTTTGAAACCGAAACCCGTGAAAACCATTTTAAAGTAAATATTAGTGTTCCTGTAGAGCATATTGATTGA
- a CDS encoding OmpA family protein has product MKHFFVFGLLFFVLKQGISQRAETLGSAFNTEYSELHPMVAPDGKTLYFERISHPSNNYGKEGSTDVWFSDFTKDNRWAVARKMNNSINKDRYNSLFSITPDGNTALIRGVYKNGRKENEVGISVCKKKGANWGQPEKLDIPKLDGMCKGQYLMAFLSNSGKVLLLSFSEKKNSEEDDLYFCLLDKSGKWSKPESLGPDINTSASETTPFLAADNNTLYFASNRKSGEGGFDIWYTKRRGKGWESWTKPVNLGPTTNSKEDELYYSIDASGEYAYFSSKNKAIGKSDLFRIKLREEVASTSQDAALASSTNNANNTKTEKTENALNTPTPIVMLSGVVKDQKSGRPVEAKIVYENLEDGEELGVAYSNPATGEYKIVLPYGNRYAIRAEAKDFIPVSKNIDLTVQGTFKEIKNEDLVVAPIQTGVKVQMNNIFFEFGRATLQAESFFELDRMAEMMQSNQNMIIEIQGHTDNVGSDEANLKLSQQRADAVRDYFLKKKLPMERVRSVGFGEARPIASNATTEGQAKNRRVEFEIIRK; this is encoded by the coding sequence AAGCACTTTTTTGTATTTGGCCTTTTGTTTTTTGTTTTGAAACAGGGAATCTCTCAAAGAGCAGAAACCCTGGGCTCGGCATTTAACACCGAATACAGCGAGCTGCACCCCATGGTGGCACCGGATGGAAAAACACTATATTTTGAGCGTATTTCGCACCCTTCCAACAATTACGGTAAAGAGGGCTCTACCGATGTGTGGTTTTCGGATTTCACAAAAGACAACCGTTGGGCAGTTGCCAGAAAAATGAATAATTCCATCAATAAGGACCGATACAATTCCCTTTTCAGCATCACCCCTGACGGTAATACTGCTTTAATAAGAGGAGTTTATAAAAATGGAAGAAAAGAAAACGAAGTTGGGATATCGGTCTGCAAAAAGAAAGGTGCCAATTGGGGACAGCCCGAAAAACTGGATATACCAAAACTCGATGGTATGTGTAAAGGACAATATCTGATGGCCTTTTTGAGCAACAGTGGAAAAGTGCTTTTGCTTTCATTTTCAGAGAAAAAAAACAGCGAAGAAGATGACTTGTATTTTTGTTTGCTTGATAAATCAGGTAAGTGGTCGAAACCTGAAAGTCTTGGGCCCGACATCAATACTTCTGCCAGTGAAACTACCCCATTTTTGGCTGCTGACAACAACACCTTGTATTTTGCTTCCAACCGCAAAAGTGGAGAAGGCGGCTTTGATATTTGGTACACCAAAAGACGTGGCAAAGGCTGGGAAAGCTGGACCAAACCGGTGAATTTGGGGCCTACCACCAATTCAAAAGAAGATGAACTCTATTATTCGATTGATGCATCAGGTGAATATGCCTATTTTTCGAGCAAAAACAAAGCTATCGGTAAATCTGACCTTTTTAGAATAAAACTCAGAGAAGAAGTAGCCAGCACCAGCCAGGATGCAGCATTGGCATCGTCGACCAATAATGCCAACAATACAAAAACGGAAAAAACGGAAAATGCCCTAAATACACCTACCCCAATAGTGATGCTTTCAGGAGTGGTTAAAGACCAAAAATCGGGAAGGCCGGTGGAAGCAAAAATCGTATATGAAAATCTGGAAGATGGCGAAGAACTGGGAGTGGCTTATTCCAATCCGGCAACAGGAGAATACAAAATCGTGCTGCCGTATGGCAACCGCTATGCTATCAGAGCGGAAGCTAAAGATTTTATACCGGTTTCAAAAAATATCGACCTGACTGTTCAGGGTACTTTTAAAGAAATCAAAAATGAGGATTTGGTGGTAGCACCAATACAAACCGGCGTAAAAGTGCAGATGAACAATATTTTCTTTGAATTTGGCCGGGCAACTTTACAGGCAGAATCATTTTTTGAGCTGGATAGAATGGCTGAAATGATGCAAAGTAACCAAAACATGATTATTGAGATTCAGGGACATACCGACAACGTAGGCTCTGATGAAGCCAACCTCAAACTTTCGCAACAGCGTGCCGATGCCGTGAGAGATTACTTCCTGAAGAAGAAATTACCGATGGAAAGGGTGAGAAGTGTAGGATTTGGAGAAGCCCGCCCGATAGCCTCAAACGCCACCACAGAAGGACAGGCTAAAAACCGCCGGGTGGAATTTGAGATTATCAGGAAGTAA